From the Saccharobesus litoralis genome, one window contains:
- a CDS encoding putative signal transducing protein — protein sequence MHNANLNNIPDTWVVAYRAADQIQANCLVGLLKHHGINAHLRGESLSGAVGELPMDALQVEIMVDKADFVKARHIAMEADSAVLEDDWICVKCKETNAATFDLCWQCGHDPQNDRE from the coding sequence ATGCACAACGCCAACTTGAACAACATCCCTGACACTTGGGTTGTCGCTTACCGAGCGGCAGATCAAATTCAAGCAAACTGTTTAGTTGGTTTGCTAAAACATCATGGTATTAACGCACATTTACGTGGCGAGTCGTTAAGTGGTGCGGTTGGTGAGTTACCTATGGATGCATTGCAAGTAGAGATAATGGTAGACAAGGCTGATTTTGTTAAAGCGCGACATATAGCGATGGAGGCCGATAGCGCAGTGCTGGAAGACGATTGGATTTGTGTAAAATGTAAAGAAACTAACGCCGCAACATTTGACCTTTGTTGGCAATGTGGTCATGATCCGCAAAACGATCGAGAATAA
- a CDS encoding M13 family metallopeptidase — translation MFKHLGFLRTSSYIAIFTILLGCSNEQSETSASKSVEKVQLSSGIDKQNMDLAIRPQDDFYRYVNGTWLKTTTIPADKSNYGAFTTLVENSQLALREIIEQAASNTEAAIGSEQKKLGDFYNAYMDLATAERKGIAPIQQELTAIQKVTNHTQLTLVFALLDKSGVKTPFGWYVNNDAKQSTVNALYVLQSGLGMPDRDYYLKDADKFNKIRQSYLTYVQDMLVSANYNQTGQAELAAQQVIELETKLAQVQWTRVQSRNADKRYNKLEKAQLNKLLGANFDWNLFAEQVGFAHADTVIVAQPSFFEGVGQLLISESIEVWQAYLTFHVINSKAKLLNKDLVDRHFAFHSKVISGIEQQKPRWKKAVDSADDVLGEMVGKLYVEKHFKPEAKQRMQELVANLIQAFDSSIDNLAWMSPATKQAAKLKLSKFTPKIGYPDKWKDYSNLTIKADDLVGNFVRYNQWLTQEYVSRIGKPVDRSEWFMTPQTVNAYFNPVNNEIVFPAAILQPPFFNLEAEDAVNYGAIGAVIGHEIGHGFDDQGAKYNGDGNLQNWWSQNDLNEFQARGRTLVEQFNGYKPFRDVRVNGKLTLGENIGDLGGLTVALKAYLLSLNGKPAPEIDGFSGTQRFFMGWGQIWRRLYREPELRRRLVTDPHSPSEYRVKGIVPNIPEFYQAFDVKAGDGMYIAPENRVKIW, via the coding sequence ATGTTCAAGCACTTAGGGTTTCTTCGTACGTCTAGTTACATTGCCATTTTTACTATACTGCTCGGTTGTTCTAATGAGCAAAGCGAAACATCGGCATCTAAGTCAGTGGAAAAAGTTCAACTTAGTTCAGGTATCGATAAACAAAATATGGATTTAGCGATACGCCCTCAGGATGATTTTTATCGCTATGTAAACGGCACTTGGCTGAAAACAACCACGATCCCAGCGGATAAATCCAACTATGGCGCTTTCACCACCTTGGTGGAAAACTCGCAGTTAGCATTGCGCGAGATTATCGAACAAGCCGCTAGTAATACTGAGGCTGCAATTGGCTCTGAGCAAAAAAAGCTAGGTGACTTTTATAACGCTTATATGGATCTTGCCACAGCTGAACGCAAAGGTATCGCACCTATTCAACAAGAATTAACAGCGATCCAAAAAGTCACTAACCACACACAGTTAACTCTGGTTTTTGCTTTACTTGATAAAAGTGGCGTTAAAACGCCATTTGGTTGGTATGTCAATAATGATGCTAAGCAATCAACCGTTAATGCCTTATATGTGCTGCAATCGGGTTTGGGTATGCCTGATAGGGATTACTATCTAAAAGATGCCGACAAGTTTAATAAAATTCGCCAATCGTACTTAACTTATGTTCAAGATATGTTGGTTTCAGCTAATTATAACCAAACTGGCCAAGCTGAATTGGCAGCGCAGCAAGTTATTGAACTTGAAACCAAGTTAGCGCAAGTGCAGTGGACTCGAGTGCAAAGCCGCAATGCTGACAAACGTTATAACAAGCTGGAAAAAGCACAGCTAAACAAATTGCTCGGCGCCAACTTCGACTGGAATCTATTTGCCGAGCAAGTTGGTTTTGCCCATGCTGATACGGTAATAGTCGCCCAGCCATCATTCTTTGAAGGGGTTGGCCAGTTACTTATCTCAGAGTCAATCGAAGTGTGGCAAGCGTACTTAACTTTTCATGTGATAAATAGCAAAGCCAAGCTACTGAATAAAGATTTGGTCGATCGCCATTTTGCTTTTCATAGCAAGGTGATTAGCGGCATAGAGCAACAAAAGCCAAGATGGAAAAAAGCGGTCGACAGTGCTGATGATGTTTTAGGCGAAATGGTAGGTAAGTTGTACGTAGAAAAACACTTTAAACCTGAAGCCAAGCAAAGAATGCAAGAGTTAGTGGCTAATCTAATCCAAGCATTTGATTCGTCGATTGATAATCTAGCTTGGATGTCACCAGCCACTAAGCAGGCGGCCAAGCTTAAATTAAGCAAATTCACCCCGAAGATTGGCTACCCGGATAAATGGAAAGACTACTCCAATTTAACCATTAAAGCCGATGATTTAGTCGGTAACTTTGTGCGTTACAACCAATGGCTAACCCAAGAATACGTGTCACGCATAGGTAAGCCTGTCGATCGCAGCGAATGGTTTATGACACCGCAAACCGTTAACGCTTATTTTAATCCCGTTAATAACGAAATCGTGTTTCCAGCCGCCATATTGCAACCGCCATTTTTTAATTTAGAAGCTGAAGACGCAGTTAACTATGGGGCGATTGGCGCGGTTATCGGTCATGAAATCGGTCATGGATTTGATGATCAAGGTGCCAAATATAATGGTGATGGTAATTTACAAAATTGGTGGAGCCAAAACGACCTAAACGAATTTCAAGCCAGAGGCAGAACTTTAGTCGAACAGTTTAACGGCTATAAGCCATTTCGAGATGTTAGAGTTAATGGCAAACTCACCTTAGGTGAAAATATTGGTGATCTAGGTGGTTTAACCGTCGCATTAAAAGCTTATCTGCTCTCGTTGAATGGTAAGCCGGCACCTGAAATTGATGGCTTTAGTGGCACGCAACGTTTCTTTATGGGCTGGGGGCAAATTTGGCGTCGTTTATACCGTGAACCTGAGTTACGTCGTCGTTTAGTTACCGATCCGCATTCGCCAAGCGAATATCGAGTTAAAGGCATCGTGCCTAATATCCCAGAGTTTTATCAAGCTTTTGACGTTAAAGCCGGTGATGGTATGTATATAGCGCCAGAAAATAGAGTGAAAATATGGTAG
- a CDS encoding helix-turn-helix domain-containing protein produces MSLMSVSEVAEFLGIQEIRVERLERESLLVASDKDGEGKPLFKKEDVERYKVFAERIGGI; encoded by the coding sequence ATGAGCCTGATGAGTGTATCAGAAGTAGCTGAGTTTCTAGGAATTCAAGAGATCCGTGTAGAGCGTTTGGAGCGAGAAAGCTTGTTAGTCGCTTCAGATAAAGATGGTGAAGGTAAGCCTTTATTTAAAAAAGAAGATGTTGAGCGCTATAAAGTATTTGCCGAGCGCATCGGTGGTATTTAG
- a CDS encoding YjaG family protein: MSKPSTFARIRELNRRQQTAFNAMLLERMLPNYNLYAELTEQGDPSVLRTALDVIWQQVYDSKTKVNLELRQEKVEAEIPEETDSDSIGLYAAIDAGMALVTTLSIMQTPPQELGKEQTYVSLMSQGTIERLLIMNGEAEHSKEALEHPHMQWEIACQNEFLDSIEKIQNFDSQIVRTLKEQALEEGISNLGIEIS, encoded by the coding sequence ATGTCAAAACCCTCTACTTTTGCCCGAATTCGCGAGTTAAATCGCCGTCAACAAACTGCGTTTAATGCCATGCTATTAGAGCGCATGTTACCCAACTATAATTTATACGCTGAGCTAACCGAACAAGGCGATCCTAGCGTGTTACGCACCGCTTTGGATGTAATTTGGCAGCAAGTTTATGACAGTAAAACCAAGGTTAATTTAGAACTTCGCCAAGAAAAAGTGGAAGCTGAAATCCCTGAAGAGACAGACAGTGACAGTATTGGTTTATATGCAGCAATCGATGCAGGAATGGCTTTAGTTACCACTTTGTCTATTATGCAGACTCCACCGCAGGAACTTGGCAAAGAACAAACTTACGTCAGTTTAATGTCGCAGGGCACCATTGAGCGATTGCTTATTATGAATGGCGAAGCTGAGCACAGTAAAGAAGCGCTAGAGCACCCGCATATGCAGTGGGAAATAGCATGCCAAAATGAGTTTTTAGACAGCATAGAAAAAATCCAAAACTTTGATAGTCAAATAGTACGAACGCTTAAAGAGCAGGCTTTAGAAGAAGGGATCAGCAATTTAGGTATTGAGATTAGTTAA
- a CDS encoding glutamate-5-semialdehyde dehydrogenase, producing the protein MSFSIAEMAKAARKASFSVANLNQQQKNDALEAMAQKLIERTELILAENEKDLIAGKDNGLTDAMIDRLRLTPARIEDLAGALREVAQLPDPVGRISNVNIRPNGIRVGKMRIPLGVIAMIYESRPNVTAEAAALCLKSGNVALLRGGKEALFSNLVIAKCLHEALEEQNIDPNAICVVPDPDRAVMNELMTLSDDVDLIIPRGGEGLIRFVTENSRIPVIQHFKGVCHLYVDSTADTNMALELLLNGKTQRTGVCNALETLLVDKAIAEQFLPLAAKALAEKNVKIHACEQSIGYFEGAEAATEADWDAEYLALEIAVRVVDDFDAAISHLEVYSSGHTEVICTQNYAKANEFTRRVNSAVVMVNASSRFSDGGQLGLGAEIGISTSKLHAYGPMGLESLTTEKFVVQGDGQIRD; encoded by the coding sequence ATGAGTTTTTCAATTGCCGAAATGGCAAAAGCAGCGCGTAAAGCCTCTTTCAGTGTGGCTAATTTAAATCAGCAACAAAAGAATGATGCGCTAGAAGCCATGGCGCAGAAGCTGATTGAGCGCACTGAGCTGATTTTAGCGGAAAACGAAAAAGACTTAATCGCAGGTAAAGATAATGGCCTGACTGATGCCATGATAGATCGTTTGCGCTTAACGCCAGCTCGTATTGAAGATTTAGCAGGCGCACTACGCGAAGTGGCACAGTTGCCTGATCCAGTGGGGCGGATCTCTAACGTTAATATTCGTCCTAATGGTATTCGCGTAGGTAAAATGCGCATTCCATTAGGCGTTATTGCCATGATTTATGAATCGCGTCCTAATGTAACAGCAGAAGCCGCCGCGCTTTGTTTAAAATCAGGTAATGTTGCGCTATTGCGTGGTGGTAAAGAAGCTTTGTTTTCAAACTTAGTTATCGCTAAGTGTTTGCATGAAGCGTTAGAAGAACAAAATATCGATCCTAATGCGATTTGTGTCGTGCCAGATCCTGATCGCGCTGTAATGAATGAATTAATGACGTTATCCGATGATGTCGATTTAATTATCCCTCGTGGCGGTGAAGGTTTGATCCGCTTTGTGACAGAGAATAGTCGTATTCCGGTTATTCAGCATTTTAAAGGCGTTTGTCATTTATATGTTGATAGCACGGCTGATACTAATATGGCGTTAGAGCTGCTGCTCAATGGTAAAACGCAGCGTACCGGCGTATGTAACGCATTGGAAACCTTATTAGTCGACAAAGCCATTGCCGAGCAGTTTTTACCATTAGCGGCGAAAGCCCTAGCTGAAAAAAATGTAAAAATTCATGCTTGTGAACAAAGTATTGGCTATTTTGAGGGCGCTGAAGCGGCAACCGAAGCTGATTGGGATGCAGAGTATTTAGCCTTAGAAATTGCAGTACGCGTAGTTGATGACTTTGATGCGGCGATTAGTCATTTAGAAGTTTACAGCTCGGGCCATACGGAAGTTATCTGTACCCAAAACTATGCTAAAGCTAACGAATTTACCCGCCGAGTTAACTCAGCTGTTGTCATGGTGAATGCGTCTAGTCGCTTTTCTGATGGTGGTCAATTAGGTTTAGGGGCTGAAATTGGTATTTCAACGTCTAAGTTACATGCCTATGGACCTATGGGGTTAGAAAGCTTGACGACTGAAAAGTTTGTTGTGCAAGGGGATGGTCAAATCCGCGACTAA
- a CDS encoding ATP-binding cassette domain-containing protein has translation MLIQQLETKNLSIGYWDLKREAWLVFGDNNSGKHLLFDNLIDFLKQQQPAIERVACVNFAEQERLVLRELERDESDITDIITPGTLVEQMLSEIEPQSTIYLPIAKQLGLENKLTLGFRCLSTGETRKLLLARALLAQPELLLVEDILDGIDTDTRECILTVLKTFTQGQRQLIMLVDRLADIPAFITHYALFSEGELTLAATKKQVEQDNLWLKLQLNKPAKPLPDTLYERPALNSDEPIFSLCNGRVSYGDNVVFSGLNWQIKQGEHWRILGRNGAGKSTLLKLVTGEHPQCYSNQIRQFGFQRGSGESIWDIKQHYGLVSAELHLNYRVTVNALTVVVSGFFDSIGVYQAVNQSQKNQALIWLDWFCIGHLANLPFQSLSYGQQRLVLIARALVKAPRLLIFDEPMQGLDEANCQLVISAINRLIASKACQLLYVSHREEPELQPVFKTLKLPIE, from the coding sequence ATGTTAATTCAGCAATTAGAAACGAAAAATTTAAGTATAGGCTATTGGGATCTAAAACGAGAGGCTTGGTTGGTCTTTGGTGATAACAATAGTGGCAAACATTTATTGTTTGATAACCTGATTGATTTTCTAAAACAGCAACAGCCGGCAATTGAGCGAGTCGCTTGTGTTAATTTCGCTGAGCAAGAACGCTTAGTGTTGCGAGAGCTCGAGCGAGATGAATCTGATATTACGGATATCATCACTCCCGGGACTTTGGTCGAGCAGATGTTAAGTGAAATTGAGCCTCAGTCGACTATTTATTTACCCATAGCTAAGCAGCTTGGGTTGGAAAACAAATTGACGCTAGGCTTTCGCTGCTTGTCGACAGGGGAAACACGTAAATTATTACTTGCCCGAGCACTATTAGCTCAACCAGAACTTTTACTTGTGGAAGACATTCTTGATGGCATCGACACGGATACTCGAGAATGCATTTTAACTGTGCTTAAAACCTTTACCCAAGGTCAACGGCAATTAATTATGCTGGTCGATAGATTGGCAGATATTCCGGCCTTTATTACTCATTATGCACTTTTTTCTGAAGGGGAGTTAACCCTTGCTGCAACTAAAAAGCAAGTTGAGCAAGACAACCTTTGGCTTAAGTTACAATTAAATAAGCCGGCTAAACCTTTGCCTGATACCTTATATGAGCGCCCAGCCCTTAACTCTGATGAGCCTATTTTTTCGCTTTGTAATGGCCGTGTATCTTATGGTGATAATGTTGTGTTTTCTGGCTTAAATTGGCAAATCAAGCAAGGAGAGCATTGGCGTATTCTTGGGCGCAACGGCGCAGGTAAAAGTACCTTGTTAAAGTTGGTAACTGGCGAACACCCGCAATGCTATAGCAATCAAATTCGGCAATTTGGTTTTCAGCGAGGTTCGGGTGAAAGCATTTGGGATATTAAACAACACTATGGCTTAGTCAGTGCCGAGTTACATCTCAATTATCGAGTGACAGTTAATGCGCTGACCGTGGTGGTATCGGGCTTTTTTGACTCGATTGGTGTTTATCAAGCGGTTAATCAGAGTCAAAAAAATCAGGCATTAATATGGTTAGATTGGTTTTGTATTGGTCACTTAGCTAATTTGCCTTTCCAATCTTTATCCTATGGGCAACAGCGCTTAGTGTTAATTGCCCGAGCCTTGGTTAAAGCACCAAGGCTACTGATTTTTGATGAGCCAATGCAAGGCTTGGACGAGGCTAATTGTCAGTTAGTGATTTCGGCCATCAATCGTTTAATTGCAAGCAAGGCGTGCCAATTACTTTATGTCAGTCATAGAGAGGAACCTGAGCTACAACCTGTGTTTAAAACGCTGAAATTGCCAATAGAATAA
- the proB gene encoding glutamate 5-kinase, with product MASVDWHRAVIKVGSALISPNGDGCSGQYLLPIARYISECRQQGKEVILVSSGSVAAGRSLIAHGDTPLLAEKQAMAAVGQTLMMANWQRFFDFPCAQILVTHGDLADRERYLNIQNTIRTLLDNGILPIVNENDSVTTKELKVGDNDNLGALVALVSSADMLMICSDIDGLFNKDPRSNPDATLIPVVEKVDESIYSLAGGTSNKLATGGMRTKIEAAEKATVEGINTLIVNGTKSRVFDDLLAEVDTGTLFKRQASPKKARKHWLQHGLKSKGQIVVDAGAQSALQKKGASLLSIGVTAVTGDFHKGDALEIVSLDGKLIAKGIGQYHSNELQQIKGQQSHKIIDILGYCPSDVVIHRDDLVVL from the coding sequence ATGGCTTCGGTAGATTGGCATAGAGCCGTCATAAAAGTAGGTAGTGCATTAATTTCACCCAATGGTGATGGCTGTAGTGGCCAGTACCTGTTGCCAATTGCGCGTTATATTTCAGAGTGTCGTCAACAAGGCAAAGAAGTTATTTTAGTTTCAAGTGGTAGCGTGGCGGCCGGCCGTAGTTTGATAGCGCATGGCGACACACCATTGTTGGCCGAGAAACAAGCCATGGCCGCCGTTGGTCAAACGCTAATGATGGCCAATTGGCAGCGCTTTTTTGATTTTCCTTGTGCGCAAATTTTGGTGACCCACGGCGATCTGGCTGATCGCGAACGCTACCTCAATATACAAAATACCATCCGCACTTTGTTAGACAATGGCATTTTACCAATCGTAAACGAGAACGACTCGGTAACTACCAAAGAATTAAAAGTCGGCGACAATGATAATTTGGGCGCATTAGTGGCGCTCGTGTCTAGTGCTGACATGCTCATGATTTGCAGTGACATTGATGGTTTGTTTAACAAAGACCCGCGCTCTAACCCTGATGCAACTTTAATTCCCGTCGTTGAGAAAGTCGATGAAAGCATCTATAGCCTAGCCGGCGGCACATCAAACAAACTGGCTACGGGTGGTATGCGCACTAAAATAGAAGCGGCTGAAAAAGCAACGGTTGAAGGCATAAACACACTGATTGTGAATGGTACGAAAAGCCGAGTATTTGATGATCTACTTGCCGAGGTTGATACCGGCACGTTATTTAAGCGCCAAGCGTCACCGAAAAAAGCCCGTAAACATTGGTTACAGCATGGCCTAAAAAGCAAGGGACAAATTGTAGTTGATGCTGGTGCACAGTCGGCGTTACAGAAAAAGGGCGCATCATTATTGAGTATTGGTGTGACAGCGGTAACAGGTGATTTCCATAAAGGCGACGCCTTAGAAATCGTTAGCCTTGATGGTAAACTCATTGCCAAAGGTATAGGTCAGTACCACAGCAATGAATTGCAGCAAATAAAAGGCCAGCAAAGCCATAAAATAATTGATATTTTAGGTTATTGCCCAAGTGATGTGGTGATCCATCGCGATGACTTAGTGGTTTTATAG
- a CDS encoding 2Fe-2S iron-sulfur cluster-binding protein, whose amino-acid sequence MKHKVKIEPAGLEFEAEEFDSILEAAEKAGIDFPYRCRQGVCTACVCINKNGGKVSYGDMPPVITPDEEEKGYTFCCIGHALSDLVLYHPNIEK is encoded by the coding sequence ATGAAACATAAAGTAAAAATTGAGCCAGCCGGTCTTGAATTTGAAGCTGAAGAATTTGATAGTATTTTAGAAGCCGCCGAAAAAGCAGGTATCGATTTTCCGTACCGCTGCCGACAAGGTGTTTGCACAGCCTGTGTTTGTATTAATAAAAACGGCGGCAAAGTTAGCTATGGTGATATGCCTCCGGTCATCACGCCTGACGAAGAAGAAAAAGGCTATACCTTTTGCTGTATTGGTCATGCATTATCTGATCTTGTGCTATATCACCCAAACATTGAAAAATAA
- a CDS encoding coiled-coil domain-containing protein, with translation MTEIKEQVINAGLSLREQGQLVTPCNLAEQLSIDLQAAQQAFESWLAFAEQESNKEKLTESNQQRLMENLFAITNQLAQQQQKSLLDSELQIRTNLQQLQASTEENKQLSQRYVQVEKEHSRLQQIFKELEEKYAGAQQQLLDQELSLSKQAEQHKLLNKLDNQSIIIDEQKDKLNAQEQLIYELRKQVESLSVKEQKASEQVSHLQQTLTDVSHDLQQQTELTHGVEQTEQQLQRQVIDLTRLLEDKEKSLVASQSDLEALSKQLEHNAMVAMQSKQATDSEAERLTRELNESNSRLREEQTLAHQLKMQLEGVQEQAEVQQLKFEQRLANEQRDFADKQDRQNKEIANLIAENRELLQKQDQLAEQERQLKQQLKQATDKVAAMERLLERKTSDLEHNQNMFNEARENFKQTLEEVKQKNSLLSDTVVELESQQSATASEYRQQVDRLEKQLHSDSQVHQHELQSLHEQIASGERHVEQQQQALQVANGKVDELLQQLKQQETEHKQQNQAQDKKLQTIELNLRDTQEKVQWLEGVNARLEKARDTKQQQKQDEEEQVRETIRDLRNHIHTLEQQYIELEQNSQERLTEYRLKFEYAQRQLEQHP, from the coding sequence ATGACAGAGATAAAGGAACAAGTCATTAACGCCGGATTGTCACTGCGTGAGCAAGGGCAGCTCGTTACGCCCTGTAACTTAGCTGAGCAATTATCTATTGATTTGCAGGCGGCGCAACAGGCTTTTGAGTCTTGGTTAGCTTTTGCTGAGCAAGAGAGCAATAAAGAAAAACTAACAGAATCTAATCAACAGCGTTTAATGGAAAACTTGTTTGCTATTACCAATCAATTGGCTCAGCAACAGCAAAAAAGTTTGTTAGATAGTGAGTTACAAATTCGTACCAACCTCCAACAGCTGCAAGCCTCAACAGAAGAAAATAAACAGTTAAGTCAGCGCTATGTTCAAGTTGAAAAGGAGCATAGCCGTTTACAGCAAATATTTAAGGAGTTGGAAGAAAAATACGCAGGCGCGCAACAGCAATTGTTAGACCAAGAGTTATCATTGTCAAAGCAAGCTGAACAGCACAAGCTCTTGAATAAACTCGATAATCAATCAATTATTATTGATGAACAAAAAGATAAGTTAAATGCCCAAGAGCAGCTTATTTATGAGTTACGCAAACAAGTGGAGTCGCTTTCTGTAAAAGAGCAAAAAGCCAGCGAGCAAGTCAGTCACTTGCAACAAACATTAACCGATGTCAGTCACGACTTGCAGCAACAAACTGAATTAACCCATGGTGTTGAGCAAACGGAGCAGCAACTGCAGCGCCAAGTGATTGACTTAACTCGTTTACTTGAAGACAAAGAAAAAAGTTTAGTTGCCAGTCAATCAGACCTCGAGGCGCTCTCCAAACAACTAGAACACAATGCCATGGTGGCTATGCAGTCTAAGCAAGCTACCGACAGTGAAGCTGAACGTTTAACCCGTGAATTAAATGAAAGCAATAGTCGACTACGTGAAGAGCAAACTTTAGCTCATCAATTAAAAATGCAGCTAGAAGGCGTGCAAGAGCAAGCTGAAGTTCAGCAGTTGAAGTTTGAGCAGCGCCTTGCTAATGAGCAGCGTGACTTTGCTGACAAGCAAGATCGTCAAAATAAAGAGATTGCTAATTTAATTGCAGAAAATCGTGAGCTATTGCAAAAGCAAGATCAATTAGCCGAGCAAGAGCGCCAGCTTAAACAGCAGCTTAAACAAGCGACTGATAAAGTGGCGGCGATGGAACGTTTGTTAGAGAGAAAAACATCTGACCTTGAACATAACCAGAATATGTTTAACGAAGCGCGGGAAAACTTTAAGCAAACGTTAGAAGAGGTTAAGCAGAAGAATAGCTTGCTGAGTGACACGGTAGTTGAGCTTGAAAGCCAACAGTCTGCCACTGCCAGTGAATATCGACAACAAGTTGATAGGTTAGAAAAACAACTACACAGTGACAGTCAAGTTCATCAACATGAACTGCAATCGCTACATGAACAAATTGCTAGTGGTGAACGGCATGTCGAGCAGCAACAACAAGCCTTACAGGTAGCAAATGGTAAAGTAGATGAATTGTTACAGCAGCTTAAGCAACAAGAAACCGAACATAAACAGCAAAACCAAGCGCAAGATAAAAAATTACAAACCATAGAGCTCAACCTGCGAGACACCCAAGAAAAAGTACAATGGCTTGAGGGTGTTAATGCTCGTTTGGAAAAAGCACGCGACACTAAGCAACAGCAAAAACAAGATGAAGAAGAACAAGTGCGCGAAACCATTCGTGACTTACGTAATCATATACACACACTTGAGCAGCAGTACATCGAACTTGAGCAAAATAGCCAAGAGCGGTTGACAGAATATAGGTTGAAATTTGAATATGCACAACGCCAACTTGAACAACATCCCTGA
- the fre gene encoding NAD(P)H-flavin reductase: MQAIQTQVISISPLTPFVYKVLLKPQTNLAYAAGQYLMLVLGEEDKRAFSIANAPIQFEKSGLLELHIGAGNEDGYAMGAVKHLQDALDNDQTVVIEAAGGNAQLRSGSSRPVLLVAGGTGFTYTKAIAEELLEEDATQPITFYWGVRSEDALYELEHWQALHNAHPNFNFIPVVDNAPSHWQGKSGNLLEAVMNDVESFAEYDVYCAGRFEMVGKAREMFLEKGLVREQMFGDAFAFIK; this comes from the coding sequence ATGCAAGCCATTCAAACTCAAGTTATATCTATTTCGCCATTAACGCCATTTGTTTACAAGGTTTTATTAAAACCACAAACAAATTTAGCTTACGCCGCTGGGCAATATCTTATGTTGGTTCTTGGTGAAGAAGATAAACGCGCATTTTCTATCGCTAATGCACCAATCCAGTTTGAGAAGTCTGGTTTGTTGGAACTACACATAGGTGCTGGCAATGAAGATGGCTACGCAATGGGCGCGGTTAAACATTTACAAGACGCGTTAGACAATGACCAAACCGTGGTTATTGAAGCTGCGGGTGGTAACGCACAACTGCGGTCAGGCTCTTCACGTCCGGTTCTTTTAGTTGCGGGTGGTACCGGCTTTACCTACACCAAAGCCATAGCAGAAGAATTACTTGAAGAAGACGCGACTCAACCCATCACTTTTTATTGGGGTGTGCGCAGTGAAGACGCTTTATACGAGCTTGAGCATTGGCAAGCCTTACATAATGCGCATCCTAACTTCAACTTCATTCCTGTTGTCGACAACGCGCCAAGCCATTGGCAGGGTAAAAGCGGTAACTTATTAGAAGCGGTTATGAATGATGTTGAATCATTTGCCGAGTACGATGTGTACTGTGCGGGTCGTTTTGAAATGGTTGGTAAAGCCCGAGAAATGTTTTTAGAAAAAGGCCTAGTTCGCGAACAGATGTTTGGTGACGCGTTCGCCTTTATTAAATAA